From Punica granatum isolate Tunisia-2019 chromosome 1, ASM765513v2, whole genome shotgun sequence:
GCGCATTCAGTGGTCGATCTCATCAGAAAAGAGAACAATAATGGATTGTGTCTATCCTTTCagacaagaagaaaaaatcgAAAACTCGGAATTGATCAATCGTTCATTCTCGATGAGATTGCAAAGGTAGCTCAGCCTTTAATTGATGTAAACTAATTTTCATCCTTGTCTCTGTTTGAATTTGACCACGAAATATAAGGAAAGAGTTTATCAATTGCATCTCCATCATGCCTTGCagttatattaaattttcattttcccaatttaataaaaatattcgaaaatatatatttattttttttcattttcccatAGTAATCTCTTTAATTTCCGGACCGGTTCATTGAGATCATTTATTCCGACATTGACACATATTGCAGACACACTTTCCACAATAATTATATCTACATACTAGTAATATAGCCCGTGCATTGCCCATGCAttagtattatttattttagataatattatataatatttatcgTAATATTAAAAGACACCAATAAATAAAACATGGGagtaatttctttaattagtACTGTACAATATGCGAATatacatacaaatatataatcattcactgatgtaataaaaaatcaaatagtGTCATGCAAATGGCAACTATCCAATGGACATGTAACGCCGTGTCTGAATACATAAGAGAAGTCTCTTCAGAAAcatccaaataaaaattgcaaatatattatgaataaattcgagaaaatctaaatatatattactgaGAAGACTCAAAATTTGGTCAATCATAAGCTAAGTGTTTGACCAAAAAGATTACTTGAAAAATCCTAGTTTTAAGAAtggaggggggaaaaaaaacgaGAAGGGGGTCTCAGTGAGAGGGATTTGCTTCGTGCTTAGGTTATTGAACCCAGTAATTTGCTGATTTCTAAAACATAAAGTTTTAATAAACatgtttggaaaaaaaaatagaaaattagtTTTGTACAATATTGTAAAGGATACTATACTTTTTATTCCTCGTTATGGAAGATATGTGCTAAACTATTAAGCTTAATGCCAAATAATCATTATTAAGACTTGGTTTGGGAGTGATGCTACTGAAATAAAAGTGCCGAAgtataattactgaaaaataagtgCTGATTTTAGAATGAGTAAAAGCGTTTGGAATGTAACAATTGAAAACtgttaaaagtaaaataaaagtaattattaataCTTGAAACAGAATAAGTATAAGTAAATTTCATAAGCACCTATAAACTTGTTTGACAAAATCACGTTTGCAACTACAATTTTGACCCAATCATGGTTTCAAACACACTCACCAAATATCAAATCTACTTAAAATTATAAGGAAAAGTGATTGTGGAATCTCCCACGGTACTCCTAAACGAACTTTAAGCATGattgatatataatatcttttatatatgaaaaaaatatttgtctTTTCAAGGCGGAACAAAACCGACGTTGAATAGGAATACAGCAAGTtcgtttttataattatttatattttcggtgaattccttttacaattattatattaaaggACAATAACATCCCATATTTTGGTAAACTAGCTAACGCCCCATATTTAAGAAGAATGCAAACCCTTCCTCATGCATGAGGGAAGGTGTCTTTTGATAACTTAAAGGGCGTGTCAGCCTTGAACAATTTATCGGATGTAATGGTCTTTTAATAATAACACCGGGAATgtagttataaaaaaaaatcatcaaaaggGCATGCTACTTATAGTTTACCTCAAATTTATTAGAAATATCCATCTCGAAGATGAAAAACAAAGAGTTTGCCAAAATAAAACCGGAATGAGTCGACGAATGCGCCAATACACAGAAACGAGGTTGTGGACCTTCTTTTTGTTAATCATGTGTGCATGATAGCTGTCAGGAATTACAAATATAATCtatatgcaatgcatggagAAACAGAACTGttaaaagatatatatgtacggAGTCACTCCGTATAGTTTTGTCGATGCCTAAGTGACCGATGATCAGTTTAAGATTAAGATGTATATAAAGATCAGCTTAATGAATTAGAACTTGGAGAGGAACTGAATTTGCCTCAGGAGAGGGGCGAGTGCCTCCATTAGCTGCTCGCAGGGATGATTGTGAACTCCCTCATATGTCGTCACGACCGTGCTCGTGTCCTCAGATAACCTCTGCACCTGCTTCTTCACATTGCATGTGTGATGCGCGCACCGGTAGTAGCTCCTTAACAAGTCCACAGGACCATGCATGACAAAATGAAGAGATTTTAGTCCATGAATTTCGATAAATTGTAGAtcaaaatttagaaataaTGTTTAAGTTACACCACATATATACGGGTGAGAAATTAGAGCATCAATATCTCTAAGACATGCatgccattatatatataatcgacCCCGGAATCGAATGAGCTCATGAAGAAGACAGTCGTCATACTcatatgtgtatatgtatCTCGAGATCGCGTACTGCCAAATACCTCATTGAACAAAATATCATTACTAATCTCAAAGTTAATTCCTGTTTTCTTTCTTCGAAGAACAGCATCAAGCAAAGGTCGTCGCCTCTCAAACCACAACGAGGTTTTTTGACAAACCTATGCCAGTATTAAGCATGACGCTTAAACCCCATACATATCATTAATATacatgcaaaaatatatatcaaattgaCTGACCTTTGTCGAGGAACTGTGTATATCCctatgtacaaataaaatttttgggTTTGAATAAATAGTTTAATTGAACGCACTGGTATTCACCcttctatatatctatatgtatgtatgtatgaagTTAAGAGTTTTTCGATTCAAATTTCATGAGATTATCCATTTATTCCTCCTTTATTTCGATTACAATGGATGTCTATGAATCTAAttcaataaaagagaaatactaataactaataaaagaacacggataatttcactaattatcGAACTTGTAATCTCTTGACTGTCAGACGAGAGCGTGCATCACTGTACTATACTATACCCTCTTTTTAATTGAGCCTATATACCTTCCTGGTAACCCAAAAAGAATTTCTTTCTTTGATTATTGGGAGGTTTTATATTGCTGCATGGATAAcggaaaaacaattaaaattgaaGGACGATTTCCTTTATTATTGGGtgattctttctttctttttctttttttttggtggattgGGTGATTCTCTCTTATTATCTAGAATCCAACCCTCATAAGAATTGACTAACTACACAGGGAGTTACGCTCTCTTTTGATAGCGGAAGGtagttttcctttttcatttttaatacaAGAATTTAATCAGTTCTCCACCATACATTACTTGAGAATATTCATCtgagaattatttttttttggggtgaatATCTGAGATTTTTTTTACACCATGTTACCACGATCATGATCGTAGGGGAGACAATATCGTCTATGAACAAACATATAAGAAGAGAGAAGCAGACTCGATATGCATATGTGCATTCCACATGAGGAACTTAACATTCATACATAGAGATCAAAGCGCTGATCAAATCATATAGGAAGGACACCTCTTTCTTATCCTACAAAACTCATATATATACCTGGGATATATGCTGTTCTTGACAGCCTTCTGCCCGTACTTTCTCCACCGATACCCATCATCGAGGATATCCTCGGAACTCCTCGTCCGGAAAGCAAACCGAGGCCTTGTCGCCTTCCTCGTCCTATGACCTCCTCCAGCCTTCCTCCTCTCCTTACCACCAACATTTCTCTCCTCCTCGTCCGCATTAACAGGCGCTCCTCCCCCCACTAACGAAGAACTACCGGCACCCGTAGCATCGTTGCTCCCACCATGATAAGGAGGAAGCTGGAGGAAGCTGCTGACCCAATCAAGATCCCGGGGGAGCTGAGATGACGACGGCTCTGAGGGAGCCGGGTGGTCTGAGGAGGACACGAAGAGGTGGTCGGGGAGATCTTGAGGCGGCTCTCGACCTTCCATTTATCGCATTGATTGAATGTCGGGAGAAGGGATCTGAAAATGTTACCTCGGGCTTCAGTTTAATGATGGTATGATATAAGAGAAAAGATGGGAGATGAGGAAGGTGAAAGGGGTTGGTCGACCGAGTCACATAGGAATAGGGAAGTCTCCTTTAAAATGTAGgctattctttttctttttttttccctcagtGAAAGGGTAAACCCAACAACATTCCTACCGTAACATATCATCCTGTTCCTGTTCCTGTTGTTGTTCAACTGCCCATTCTCTCTTATGTGTATGTATGAAAAGAAAACGTATGGCACAATGTTTCGTTACCATCTATGCATGTCTCTCTGACCAACATCCATGtcccaaaaaaaggaaagtaaacAAAAAAGAGTTGTAAATGCATGACGTATATTCTAATCCCCATATGTAACATATTGTGAGATGTGTACATGTTTCAGAAAGTGCGTCCACCAAATTAGGTTGATGACCAACTGGTTTATAAGGAACCAGAAAGCTCGGGTTTTATTCACGACCGATCGGCTTCGTCTATAATTTCTTACCAAACAGCCAAGCACTAGTTCAAACAAGAAATTGAAGGCCACACGAGACAGAAATTAAAACAATGAGGAACCACCAATTCCCTGCTAGACTATTTGATTAGTATTTCTGTCGGGAGTCCAATCTTTTCCGAGAGAGTCACTGCAATTATTCATCTCATTACTCAGGACGCAGTGATCTTGTGGAAAATAACAAATACAGTAGCTGAGAGAAGAACGCCGATGACAATGGATCGAAGAAGAGCTGCTGCTTCAGCTCAGCCTGCACGTACGGTTGTGACCAGGGAAAAAGAACTCAACTTCTCCATCTTGGACTTATCAGTCCCGATTGCTTGGGAACAAGAATCCCTgaaaaagaaggaagagaacCAACCTAATCCTTCCACCAGAAGACCAAGTTAAAAGTGTGATCAGCGCCAAAGAAACGTCTATATATTTCATGCTAATTGCAGTTTGAAGTGTACATGCACAAATTAACCAATTGAGTTGTCAAAGCCGAAAGCAAGCATATAGAATTTACATCTATATCGTATACCTCGTGCTGGACTTATCGAGAAATTTTTCGTCTGTGTAGTTGCAAGTAGTAATGGAAACAAATATATGTAAATCGAAGCATCCAAAAGTACTCCCACGACCATATATCCCAAGCCGGACTTCGCAACAATTATTGAAGGTTATATTTGGTCACTTGTATCTGTAACTTGGCTTCCGGACCCCAAAAGTTTCGAGTTCATTTCTCAACAATCTCCAGAGACACTGTTAAGTTATGAACTGAGTGATCAGATTGAATTAACCATTTTATGACTGGAATTCTTAGGAATGAAAGAACCGAGTTAGCTAACTCAAAAAGTCCTTTTCTCCTCACCTCATTGATTTGGTTTGCCAAATCAAACAGGGCAACCTCAACAGGACGGAGGCAATGACCTTCACCAGCTAGAGGCAGAAGCTCATCGATGCCAGATAGGTAGATGCCGCGTCAGCGTTAATAACATTCTGGGCCTACTGTTCTCGCTAACAGGAATGTTCGAACACGGTAGCTGGTCCAAAACCAGAACCAAAAAAGCTAAATTGTAATCTTTTATTATCGTTCATTCCCTCGATTGATGTGGCTCAACTATGATGGAACCCATTATAATCTTTTCCAGAGTTCAGATTGATCGACACCGCTGACAGTTTCCAGCCAGTACGTAGGTACAAAACTAACTGATCCAAGCTGAAAAGACTTTGATTCAAGGTAAGGGTTTTCTACGGGATCTAGTCTGGGCTGCTATCGAAAATGTCCAGTACGCAATTCGATTCGGTTTTCTCAAACAAGAAAATGGCCCTCAAGAACCTTAGAAACggtaattataatttaattcttTCACACCTCAGCTTTGAACTGAATCGAACCGAACTGAAATTGCATAATCCTTCCAGAATTCAAGAAAGACTATTTGAACCACTCTAGGAAACGGATAACTAGGAGGGGCTCTACTTTACATTAGTATAGGATGGTTACATGGCACAACACATCCTGTCTCATAGACGACGACTGGTAACACCATGCATGTCTtgaaagaaacaaagaaagacCGATGGCAAAATCATGAGCAGACAGCTTTCAAATATAATATCCGCGTGGCAACCAAGCTTacatgggaaaagaaaatcaaggaGAAAGAAATATGTTCAAGGAAGGACACAAGCATAAATGGTAGCTTCAATTAGGCAATCAAATCAACTGCTCTCCATCCTCTTCGGTTTGTTACTTCTCCCATAGTTTCCTCAACCATGGTGTTCACCCCGCGCCTAGTACCTCAACTAACAGGACACGCTTTGCTTTGCCATACAGTGCATAACAAGGGAGGGACACCTAACAAGACACGCTTTGCCATACAGTGCATAACAAGGGGGGGACACCCTCCAAACTTTGAAACCTGGGAAATATGCAGAGAACCTAATCCATGAAAGGAAACCTAACAAAAATGAGACACAACCACGCAGATATCCTCCCTTCCTTGGGAATGAAGTGCATTGGGCTACTTGACACCTAAAACTACATCTAACCTCGTTCAAGACGAGAATATCAACACTCGCTATAACCGCAGCCAGCGCGGTGCGGTGCTATTTCACAACTTTTCCGCATCAACCACAAGACAGCCAAAATCATCTGAACAGAGGCCATTGTTAGGTGAGACTGAAAATGGCGAGGAGAATGAACAAGACACAGCGGGCAAAGTCACTTATTCCTTCCAAAAACGGGGTTTATCATTTTGCGAAAAACATCAGGGGGAACTATTTGGGCAATTTTCCAATTCTCTGAAACGCAGAAATTATTACTTAATGCGCACTGTCCCAGCCTAGCAAGTAGCAGAGCATATCATCTAGCAGAGCTGAAACTTCCATGCAGGATTTTCAAAGAAATTACCTGTTCCTATCAACACCAGTGTTTCACCGCTTAATATAAACAAATTGGATTACCCAACCTGCTATTACTCGTCATTGCGCAATGTGAATGAATTCATCCCAGCAACTGGTCTCACTTCAGTCTTGATGCCTTGAAAGGGgaggaagaaaagagaaatggAAAGggggaaggaaagaaaaaagagaaaagagcaAAAAGATGGGACTGGAGTAAGGAAACAAActtataacatatatatatctaaaagtTAAGCATGCCCAAATAGCATGAGTTTGAACGCATGACAATTGCCAAGCACTTCCATGAAACTTCTTCAAGCTCCTTTCCTTACAATTAACAAGATCTGTAGCAGCTTACCTTTATTATACCAGAGGAACTTAACCCTGCCCATACTGATCTCAGAGAGCTCCAATAATATCACCATGCATCACCTGCATAGATATAGTCATTAATCCTCCTCTCATCCCTCCCTCTCTCAGCTAAAGCCTATTTCATTCAGTCCGATCATCCTTGGGATAGGGAAGAGTAAGTAGAGAGAATCAAGGCATAGCTTCAATATATCATGGCATACGAATTTGAGAGATATTTCAAAGAAGGAACGATGTAGAAGACACAGACTAAGCAGCAATCAAAGTAAGAATCCAACATACATCAAGTAAAAGAAGTTTGTTACAAACATTGAATAGCTGACCACAAGCGAAGGCAGAATACTTCTTCAAATAGTTCAACCATATGAAGATAACCTCACAGACAATCTCCAATCAGTTCCAGAGCCGCCTGCAAAAGATGAAGCAAAACAGTGTCCACATTTATGGCTAGCCAATGACTGGCAGAAACAAGAAATAAGCAGAGGTGATCTTCTAAGTAACGTCCTCCTCGTAAGTAGAAGAGTAATCTTTCAAGCCAGTATGTTAATGTGAAACAAGCTTCTTCAACAAGAAGAGAGCTCTCATGGCTGAAACCATATTCCTCGAGATCCACAGCATGGAGTCCTAGTTGTAGCAGACAGCATCTTGGTTCCAATTTAGCAGGCCTCTACCATTCACCCCTGATCCTCCCAAAACAGAACTCCACCTGGGAAAGAGCTAATTTGTCCCAGCTCAGTTAACCTGACTCATGATCAGAGAAATTAAGGTCCTTGCTCGAGTCAAATCTGTTGATATCATCAACTTCAATTGCTGGAAAACCCATTAAGTGGTGTGAGTTTCAAGATTCCATATTTAGCAAGCgcaaagaataaaaaaaaaatggaaaccAGATAACCCCTATTTTGTTACAGTACCATTATCAAGATCCCCATGATCCGAATTTTCCAATCCTCGACTCCTTATTTCTTTTAGGTCCAAGGAGTGCAATGCCGAACCTTTCTCATAACTTTTCTGACAGTTTGATGAGTCCCCTCTATACTTTTCTTCACATTCTTTTGTTCCAATGTCCTCCCCTATATTAAGGGAGTGGGAGTTGCGGTGCTCGGACTCGATACCACCATTTGGTGAAGACAAAGTACCATGCCTCCTCCTCTGctcactttttttcaatttcccaTCTTCAGCATGACCCTTTTTAGCAGTATCATGTTCCCTGCTTTCTGCAGAATTTGATCTAGACCTTTCTCGCTTCAGCCCACTTCTTTTAGACGACAAGCTTTCCTTACTATGATCTTTTTCTGTTGAAACTGATCTGGACCTCCGTCTTCTGCGTGACCCAGATTCTTTGCCTCGACCTTCATCAAATGGATCACTCCTCTGATGCCTGTGTTCTTCAGACTTAGACCTTGAACGCCTTCGATGTCTCGATTTAGTGTCTCTGTCTCTCCGATGCCTATCCTCAACAGATTTCGACCGCGAACGCCTTCTGTTACGATGCCTGGAAGTATCAGTTCGGCTATCATCCACTTTATCCTTTGAGTAACGTTTATGCTCTGAAGATCTTGACCTAGACCGCTTACGCGCATGATATGTTGATCTTTCATCCcttgtttccttttttttatggcGGGAACTCCGCTTACCTTCAATAGATGGTGACCTTGATTGACTTCTCCTGCAATCCTTTTCTTCTCTAGTTTCATCTGGATCTTCATCAGAGTGCTGCTTCCGCTCAATGGATTTTGTTATGGAACTTGACCGTCTCCTTTCACGTCGACTACTTCTACCTTTTCTGTCCTCGGAATCTCGATTTGCTTCTGCAGATATTGATCTTGACCTTGACCTCCCCCTGCTTTCTGATTTCTCTCTATCATCATTCCTGGGAGATGACCTCGAATCCCTGTGGCGCCTGGGTGATACTGATAATACACGGGATGATTTCCGTGATTTATGAGAACTTTCACGGCGATGCTTTGGTGATTCAGAATCAACTCGATAAGATTTCCTTGCCCGAGGGCTAATGCTCCTGCTCCTATTTCTCCTTGATACAGGTGAATGGCGATCACGCAATCTATCAGAAGCCCGCCTCCTAATCCTGTCACTGCCATAACTATCTCTGTCTCTATGGGATCGAAGTTCACTCTCATAGCTCAAGTGGTGGCGAGATTTTAAAGGTGACCTAGATCTATAGTCTCTTCGACGCCGCAGCGGAGGCGAGTAAGAGGGAGACCTATGCCGCCTCCTGTAGTTGATAGGTGATCTTGATTTTGATTTCGACCTTGCACGAGAGGGAGAAGGCGACCTGCAAGAGGAAGCAATTTCCAGAATCAGTGCAAAACAAAAAGTAGAAACCCATCCTTCGAACATTCCCTTCAATAAGAAAACCCATAGCTAATCTTTTAACTGGTCTGACAGAGAGTCAGAAGAGatctcaaataaatatttaagatACAAAAATATCCCAATCTTGAAATCCTCATCCCACAGTTTTAGGGGCTTATAACCTGCATTAACATTTCAAATACTATTCTAGCATTCACAGGATATTACCAAGATAGCATCACAAAGAGCAAGTTAAGTCCAAAAAGGAGCATCTTTTAAACTTAAACATGCACTAAGTGTATTTGAAACTTTCCAAGTCCAGTGTATCCTATGGTCCCTGATCAGTAACCCATTCTACTTGAACTGACTATATCATTGATTGTAAATAAATTAGAAGATATATATTCTCAGAAGATATTGGCCAACAGGAAGGAATGACATTTCTATGCAATTCTTCAGATTGGAAACACTAAACTGAACTCTCATGGAAACCACCTAGATGAGAATATTGCCCACTAACACTCCAATAAGCATTGTAGGTTGTGTTCACTAGTCTAATCCTGCTCTGCAACAATGTTCAATTCAAACATAGTTCTGAACCGTCATGTGAGTTCTCCTTTTAAGTTAAAGCAACATCGCATACCTAGACTTTGCAGCGGTAGCCTCATTGTCCTCTACAACCCCATCAGCCTTCAGTCTTTTACTTATTTCAGCAGCCCTTGCAGCAGCTAACTCTGCTGCAGACTTCATAGTAGCAGCTCTATTAGCTGCCTGCTGTGCATTCATTGTCTGTTGCATTAGCAATGCCTGCTGAAATTGCATTTGCTGCATGGCAACAGCTTGCTGCATCATCATTGGCAGAGAAGGTGAGGCCAGAGGTAAGTTCGAGATAGCTGGTTTCTGGGGAAGTGATTTTGCCATCTCAATGTTAAGGGGGCGGCCCGCAACTTCCATATTATTCAGAGAAAGAGCAGCAGTAGCTTCCTTTTGCTCTGAGTATTCTATGTAAGCAAAGTGCTTTGAATCTGTTACAGTGCATTCTTTAACAATACCAAAATAGCCAAAAAGCTCTTTTAGCTGATCCACTGTTAGAAGTGGGCTGAGATTGCTGACTTGCACTGTTCGCTTCAGTGCATCACCATTTACATCTTTGTCTGCTGAAACTGTCAAGATTAGCAACATGTCAGATCCATCCATGTAGCCCCTTTGTTCCTATCCGAAGGATCATGTACATTCTACGACATACATATTAGGACATAGAGAAAGCAGGATAATGGATTAAGCAACCATTCAGGTAACACAAAGCATATGGAAAACTAACAGTGAACATGTGACGGCATGAAATAAATCGACATATACTGGTCAGGGGACAGGATATGCATGAAGATGCTGCAGATAGCAGCCCCCTCTAAACCTCCGGCGAAGACAAAATTCTCATAGAGACCTTACACTCCCTCTCacttcaaatttcaaaataaagtcGAGCATCTCCCAGTAAAGTTTCATTTGCCTCAGGAAACTTTGCCCCTAATTCAAAATAATAGTAAGCAATGAGCAAGATACCTGACATATCCTTTGCAGATTGTGCTTGAACCTGAGCTGCATGAGCCTGAAGTGCCTGCGCAGCCACAATAGCTTGAGCAGCAGCCATAGCTGCAGCAGACGGTGCCATGGGTGCTTGACTGAGAGTTCCCATCGTAGTTGTCGCAGCCAATGCAGTCATCAGCAAGTTGTGAGGGGGGTGACTCAGGCTGCAACCTGACTTGGCACACCTTCCATTAAGATAATCGCGACAAATTTCACCAAGAGAGGCTCCAACTCCAGGCAAAATAGCACCTCCCGAAGAACCAGGTGTAACACCAGGAATCATACCCATCAATCCTGGAAAGGCCCCAGAAACAGAGCCTGTATAATTTGGCATGTTAGGCATGGTTTGGTTGACCAGATTGGGATATGAAGGTGTAGGAGCAACACCAAGCAGCCCTCCAGTAGAAGCACCTGCACAGCAATATGATCAGCACTGATTCCAAATGCATGATAAGACAACATCCTCACGTCAaggcaaaagaaaaagtaacaAAAAATGTTTTCAAGAAATGGCAAATTAGATTAAGTCTTGCTGGCAAGTGATCTAGAACCAATTCATTGCTTCAAGCATCATACCAGCCAGTGAAATTATACCTATTGTTTCCTAACAGTCAGTCTATAACCACTGCATTAGAGACTTCTAATCATGATGCCAAAGTTTGTATCTGTACAATTTCATGTACTATTTCCTATTTCATCAAttcttttaaaagaaaaatgacccTGAACTAAGCATGTCTCTTAGGAATCTCCTAACCAATTATAAGCATACACGAGGCATCTAGTTAAGTGCAATTCCATATATAAAGCAGCAGCATCCGGCAGTGGGTGAGAATATCAACCAAGTAGTATGACGCACTCagcaaatatacaaaataatcaCCTGATACAGGTGAATGATACAAGCGAAAAAGCTAAAGTAAGGCAAAAACAGCAGAAGAGCATTGTCAGTAACATGGGAATGAACAAAGAAATCATGAAGGGTGAGTGAATACCTCCACTGAAAAACACAGGAAAAGGGCTACCCATGATGGGTTTCCCATTACAATCAATATGGACCATGTAATTCCCTCTCTTGGGCACGACATAAGTAACCGTGTAAGTGCCATCCCCCATATCCTTCACAATCCCTTCTTGCTCCGAACCTCCAACCCCAACTCCTGGAACCACCTTGACCTTTATCTCAGAGCCTCCATTAGGGACTTTCCTCCCCTCCGCATCCTTCGTGGTAACCATAAAAGAAGCCGGGGCACATGCTGTCCCACCAGCTATTCCCACTCCAGCCGCCATGCACTTGGTGGGATCCACCGGCCCAATTGGCTTGTTTGCCAAATCCTCAGCCTCCTCAGATTCGCTGTCAGAGGAGTCCGCCgccgcctcctcctcctcgcgGTTCTTGTCCACCTCCCTGAACGTAGCCTCGAATGCCGCCTTTGCAGCCGCTGTTTTCTCCGCCTCGCTCTTCAGCTTGGCCTCCTCAGCTTGCTTCATCCATATGGGCTTAGCAACTGCATTGCTAACACTGCGGTCCGCCATCAGAATCCTACACGGCACAAAATAGAGATTAGAATCCAAACTCAATTAACTAAATCAACAAAACAATGACATCAAATCCTATCAAAATCGTCCAAAACGACACCTTTGTATGCAAAGTGGGAGCAGCGGGGAGCAATCGCCCCCCATCAGGTTTCAGGTTCAATAAGAACTCAGAACAATTACAAAGAATCCGTATCCTGCTTGTGCAATCAGACAGATATCGACAATCGACAGGACTCGCAAACTATGACAGAGAAGCACAAATAACAAAACCCTAACACAAAGATTGGCACCTCTATGACTTCGGTCGGGCAATGAAAGAGCGGCTCCAGAGGATGAACAGTTGAGGGTTGCAGAGCAGAGGCCTCCGAGACGAGGATTGAAGAAGCGGAGCAGCCAAGCGAGCCTCGGAATGAGCAGCAGAGAGAAGATTTGCTGATCCCTTCCTTACGCTTGCGCCGAGAGTGCAGGAGGAAAGAGGGAAGCGGATACCGATATGATAGG
This genomic window contains:
- the LOC116193092 gene encoding probable WRKY transcription factor 43 translates to MEGREPPQDLPDHLFVSSSDHPAPSEPSSSQLPRDLDWVSSFLQLPPYHGGSNDATGAGSSSLVGGGAPVNADEEERNVGGKERRKAGGGHRTRKATRPRFAFRTRSSEDILDDGYRWRKYGQKAVKNSIYPRSYYRCAHHTCNVKKQVQRLSEDTSTVVTTYEGVHNHPCEQLMEALAPLLRQIQFLSKF
- the LOC116193091 gene encoding serine/arginine repetitive matrix protein 2, whose product is MADRSVSNAVAKPIWMKQAEEAKLKSEAEKTAAAKAAFEATFREVDKNREEEEAAADSSDSESEEAEDLANKPIGPVDPTKCMAAGVGIAGGTACAPASFMVTTKDAEGRKVPNGGSEIKVKVVPGVGVGGSEQEGIVKDMGDGTYTVTYVVPKRGNYMVHIDCNGKPIMGSPFPVFFSGGASTGGLLGVAPTPSYPNLVNQTMPNMPNYTGSVSGAFPGLMGMIPGVTPGSSGGAILPGVGASLGEICRDYLNGRCAKSGCSLSHPPHNLLMTALAATTTMGTLSQAPMAPSAAAMAAAQAIVAAQALQAHAAQVQAQSAKDMSVSADKDVNGDALKRTVQVSNLSPLLTVDQLKELFGYFGIVKECTVTDSKHFAYIEYSEQKEATAALSLNNMEVAGRPLNIEMAKSLPQKPAISNLPLASPSLPMMMQQAVAMQQMQFQQALLMQQTMNAQQAANRAATMKSAAELAAARAAEISKRLKADGVVEDNEATAAKSRSPSPSRARSKSKSRSPINYRRRHRSPSYSPPLRRRRDYRSRSPLKSRHHLSYESELRSHRDRDSYGSDRIRRRASDRLRDRHSPVSRRNRSRSISPRARKSYRVDSESPKHRRESSHKSRKSSRVLSVSPRRHRDSRSSPRNDDREKSESRGRSRSRSISAEANRDSEDRKGRSSRRERRRSSSITKSIERKQHSDEDPDETREEKDCRRSQSRSPSIEGKRSSRHKKKETRDERSTYHARKRSRSRSSEHKRYSKDKVDDSRTDTSRHRNRRRSRSKSVEDRHRRDRDTKSRHRRRSRSKSEEHRHQRSDPFDEGRGKESGSRRRRRSRSVSTEKDHSKESLSSKRSGLKRERSRSNSAESREHDTAKKGHAEDGKLKKSEQRRRHGTLSSPNGGIESEHRNSHSLNIGEDIGTKECEEKYRGDSSNCQKSYEKGSALHSLDLKEIRSRGLENSDHGDLDNAIEVDDINRFDSSKDLNFSDHESG